A genomic window from Prunus persica cultivar Lovell chromosome G2, Prunus_persica_NCBIv2, whole genome shotgun sequence includes:
- the LOC18785446 gene encoding putative acyl-activating enzyme 19 isoform X2, with translation MTRNDALNLKPQMISAHKNTHCCISREFSAAAANNANKIAVVHASGRALLSPQLRSRTSITEDAAPALVRQLLYDGDHSFTYSHLISAVGSLTSQLLSTPRLPCDYNKPSRRIFGLYMPPSAEYIVSVLSVLRCGEAFLPLDPSWPKQRLLSVISSANVDLIIASRTPFGFESDSNWLPEACGGRVLWFSMEERKNGGIDWDWACKCESVKERPCWCYLMYTSGSTGKPKGVCGTEQGLLNRFLWMQELYPLFGDEVLLFKTGISFVDHLQEFLSAILTGCTLVIPPFNHLKRNVFSLVDFLQAYFVNRLTAVPSLMRAILPSLQGRDDEQLPRSLDLLVLSGEVLPLSLWDKLSKMLPRTAILNLYGSTEVSGDCTYFDCKRLPLILAADRLTTVPIGMPIFNCDVVLIGGDDVSNEGEIYVAGVCNSSGYYSDSMVTPLDTVRLSQDSVCCSSVNGHKSQYYFRTGDFAKQLRSGDLVFLGRKDRTIKLNGQRIALEEIEDTVRGHSEVIDAAVIFHKVQGELMLLVAFIILREGIPKEIFGATIKSWMADKLPLAMIPGHIVVTESFPVSSSGKINYELLADSVFLAKHVEDGLGDVGSSNLLQLVKTAFRDVLSVEEISDDDDFFTMGGNSIAAAHLSNNIGVDMRLIYCFPSPSMLCTALLERKESLNINVSRDAKSKMNLEGGKPSFFHVHSDTPATVNFDEQRRLLRTLSGRSEDNAIISKRLKLDSNINVAGDSSPANGYPWNSVAIYASCSFSRCNKVVYEGGSVVKDIYQATCSVMVPKSRNVPMQESWKVYMGLCVDASPIIVHKGQDIYLFIGSHSHKFMCVNARSGSVQWEIKLEGRVECSAAILSDFTQVVVGCYRGKIYFLDFLNGNICWTFQTSGEVKSQPVIDSQRQLIWCGSYDHNLYALDYKNHCCVYQLPCGGSIYGSPAIDEAFPFSILWLHGLEAPVFGSLAINSLNGNIICCLVDGHVLALDTSGSVIWRYRTAGPIFAGACMSSALPFQALICSRDGSIYSLELETGDLLWQYNVKDPITSSAYVDEHLSLVSDRSNLPDRLVCICSSSGSVYLLRVNSGVAKVANEPIDVEEFSRLDLAGDVFSSPVMIGGRIFVGCRDDYIHCITVKA, from the exons ATGACGAGAAATGATGCACTAAATCTGAAACCCCAAATGATAAGCGCACATAAAAACACCCATTGCTGCATTTCCCGCGAGTTCTCCGCAGCAGCGGCCAACAACGCCAACAAAATCGCCGTTGTGCATGCCTCCGGTAGGGCCCTCCTTTCCCCACAACTCCGTTCCCGCACCTCCATCACAGAGGATGCTGCTCCTGCTCTCGTCCGGCAGCTCCTCTATGACGGCGACCACTCCTTCACCTACTCCCATCTCATCTCAGCCGTCGGTTCACTCACCTCCCAGCTCCTCTCCACCCCTCGACTTCCCTGTGATTACAACAAGCCCAGCCGGAGAATCTTCGGCTTATACATGCCGCCCTCGGCGGAGTACATAGTGTCCGTGCTTTCAGTTTTGAGGTGCGGAGAGGCCTTTCTGCCTCTGGACCCTTCGTGGCCCAAACAGAGGCTACTTTCAGTAATTTCCTCGGCCAATGTCGACCTCATCATCGCCTCCAGGACGCCGTTCGGGTTCGAATCAGACTCGAATTGGCTACCCGAGGCCTGCGGTGGTCGCGTTTTGTGGTTCTCAATGGAAGAGCGTAAAAATGGAGGGATCGATTGGGATTGGGCGTGCAAATGTGAGAGTGTGAAGGAGAGGCCGTGCTGGTGTTATTTGATGTACACTTCGGGTTCGACTGGGAAGCCGAAAGGTGTGTGTGGAACTGAGCAAGGTCTTTTGAATCGGTTTCTATGGATGCAAGAGTTGTATCCACTGTTTGGAGACGAGGTTTTGTTGTTCAAGACAGGGATAAGCTTTGTTGATCACCTGCAAGAGTTTCTTAGCGCTATTCTCACTGGTTGTACTTTGGTTATACCTCCTTTCAATCACCTTAAGCGCAATGTGTTTTCGCTTGTCGATTTTCTACAG GCTTACTTTGTCAATAGACTTACTGCTGTTCCATCACTTATGAGAGCAATCCTTCCTTCCTTACAAGGTCGAGATGATGAGCAGCTTCCAAGGTCATTGGATTTGTTAGTGTTAAGCGGCGAAGTTTTGCCTTTATCCTTATGGGATAAGCTCTCCAAGATGTTACCGAGGACCGCTATTTTGAATTTGTATGGGAGTACTGAG GTGTCTGGTGATTGTACATATTTTGATTGCAAGAGATTGCCATTGATTTTGGCGGCAGACCGACTAACAACTGTTCCAATTGGTATGCCTATTTTTAATTGTGATGTCGTACTTATTGGTGGTGATGATGTATCCAATGAGGGAGAAATTTATGTCGCTGGTGTATGCAATTCTTCTGGATACTATTCTGATTCTATGGTTACTCCTTTGGACACTGTAAGGTTGTCTCAAGATTCTGTTTGTTGCAGTTCTGTAAATGGACATAAAAGTCAATATTATTTTCGGACGGGTGATTTTGCTAAACAGCTTCGTAGCGGTGACTTGGTTTTCTTAGGTAGAAAAGACCGTACAATTAAGCTCAATGGGCAGCGTATTGCTTTagaggaaattgaagataCAGTGAGGGGACACTCAGAGGTAATTGATGCTGCTGTAATTTTTCATAAAGTTCAAGGGGAACTCATGCTACTCGTGGCATTTATAATATTAAGAGAGGGAATACCCAAGGAAATATTCGGAGCTACCATCAAAAGTTGGATGGCTGACAAACTTCCATTAGCAATGATTCCTGGCCACATTGTTGTTACTGAATCATTTCCAGTATCTTCTAGTGGCAAAATTAACTATGAGTTGTTGGCAGACTCAGTATTTCTTGCAAAGCATGTCGAAGATGGGCTTGGTGACGTTGGGAGTAGCAACCTACTGCAACTAGTAAAAACG GCCTTTAGAGATGTTTTAAGTGTTGAAGAGAtttctgatgatgatgatttctTTACTATGGGTGGAAATTCTATTGCTGCTGCACATCTTTCTAATAATATAGGAGTTGATATGCGATTGATATATTGCTTTCCAAGTCCATCCATGCTTTGTACTGCTCTTTTAGAGAGAAAAGAATCATTGAATATAAACGTCAGTAGAGATGCTAAATCAAAGATGAATCTGGAAGGGGGTAAACCAAGTTTTTTTCATGTTCACTCTGACACTCCTGCTACAGTAAATTTTGATGAGCAGAGGAGATTACTAAGAACTCTTTCTGGAAGAAGTGAAGATAATGCAATTATCTCTAAACGCTTGAAACTGGATTCAAACATAAATGTTGCCGGTGATAGTAGTCCAGCAAATGGGTATCCATGGAATTCTGTGGCAATATATGCGTCTTGTTCTTTTAGCCGGTGCAACAAAGTTGTGTATGAAGGTGGGTCCGTGGTGAAAGATATTTATCAAGCAACCTGTTCTGTGATGGTCCCGAAAAGTAGAAATGTTCCTATGCAAGAATCATGGAAAGTTTACATGGGATTATGTGTTGATGCATCGCCAATTATTGTTCATAAAGGCCaggatatctacttatttatTGGATCGCACTCACATAAATTTATGTGTGTTAATGCCAGAAG TGGTTCTGTCCAGTGGGAGATAAAACTAGAAGGACGTGTGGAATGCTCAGCAGCAATTCTTAGTGACTTCACACAG GTTGTAGTTGGATGCTACAGAGGGAAAATATACTTCCTTGATTTTTTGAACGGTAACATCTGTTGGACTTTCCAAACATCTGGTGAG GTAAAGTCACAGCCCGTCATAGACAGTCAGAGACAATTGATCTG GTGTGGATCATATGACCATAACTTGTATGCTCTAGATTACAAAAACCATTGCTGTGTATATCAGCTTCCATGTGGTGGGAGTATCTATGGGTCACCTGCAATTGATGAG GCATTCCCATTTTCTATTCTGTGGCTGCATGGGCTAGAAGCGCCAGTGTTTGGTTCTCTTGCCATCAATTCTCTGAATGGAAATA TTATATGTTGCTTAGTGGACGGTCATGTTCTCGCATTGGATACAAGTGGATCTGTTATTTGGAGG TATAGAACTGCTGGACCTATATTTGCTGGAGCCTGCATGTCTTCTGCTCTTCCTTTTCAG GCACTCATATGCTCTCGAGATGGAAGCATCTACTCACTTGAACTG GAAACGGGAGATTTACTCTGGCAATACAATGTTAAGGATCCAATTACTTCATCCGCTTATGTGGATGAGCACTTAAGCTTGGTATCTGATCGATCTAACTTGCCAGACAG GTTGGTTTGTATCTGTTCCAGCTCAGGAAGTGTATATTTGCTTCGGGTTAACTCGGGCGTCGCCAAAGTGGCAAATGAACCGATAGATGTTGAGGAATTTTCCAGACTGGACCTCGCAGGAGATGTATTTTCTTCACCTGTAATGATTGGTGGCAGAATTTTTGTTGGTTGTAGGGATGATTATATACACTGCATTACTGTGAAGGCCTAG
- the LOC18785446 gene encoding putative acyl-activating enzyme 19 isoform X1, with protein MTRNDALNLKPQMISAHKNTHCCISREFSAAAANNANKIAVVHASGRALLSPQLRSRTSITEDAAPALVRQLLYDGDHSFTYSHLISAVGSLTSQLLSTPRLPCDYNKPSRRIFGLYMPPSAEYIVSVLSVLRCGEAFLPLDPSWPKQRLLSVISSANVDLIIASRTPFGFESDSNWLPEACGGRVLWFSMEERKNGGIDWDWACKCESVKERPCWCYLMYTSGSTGKPKGVCGTEQGLLNRFLWMQELYPLFGDEVLLFKTGISFVDHLQEFLSAILTGCTLVIPPFNHLKRNVFSLVDFLQAYFVNRLTAVPSLMRAILPSLQGRDDEQLPRSLDLLVLSGEVLPLSLWDKLSKMLPRTAILNLYGSTEVSGDCTYFDCKRLPLILAADRLTTVPIGMPIFNCDVVLIGGDDVSNEGEIYVAGVCNSSGYYSDSMVTPLDTVRLSQDSVCCSSVNGHKSQYYFRTGDFAKQLRSGDLVFLGRKDRTIKLNGQRIALEEIEDTVRGHSEVIDAAVIFHKVQGELMLLVAFIILREGIPKEIFGATIKSWMADKLPLAMIPGHIVVTESFPVSSSGKINYELLADSVFLAKHVEDGLGDVGSSNLLQLVKTAFRDVLSVEEISDDDDFFTMGGNSIAAAHLSNNIGVDMRLIYCFPSPSMLCTALLERKESLNINVSRDAKSKMNLEGGKPSFFHVHSDTPATVNFDEQRRLLRTLSGRSEDNAIISKRLKLDSNINVAGDSSPANGYPWNSVAIYASCSFSRCNKVVYEGGSVVKDIYQATCSVMVPKSRNVPMQESWKVYMGLCVDASPIIVHKGQDIYLFIGSHSHKFMCVNARSGSVQWEIKLEGRVECSAAILSDFTQVVVGCYRGKIYFLDFLNGNICWTFQTSGEVKSQPVIDSQRQLIWCGSYDHNLYALDYKNHCCVYQLPCGGSIYGSPAIDEMNNILYVASTSGQMTAISIAAFPFSILWLHGLEAPVFGSLAINSLNGNIICCLVDGHVLALDTSGSVIWRYRTAGPIFAGACMSSALPFQALICSRDGSIYSLELETGDLLWQYNVKDPITSSAYVDEHLSLVSDRSNLPDRLVCICSSSGSVYLLRVNSGVAKVANEPIDVEEFSRLDLAGDVFSSPVMIGGRIFVGCRDDYIHCITVKA; from the exons ATGACGAGAAATGATGCACTAAATCTGAAACCCCAAATGATAAGCGCACATAAAAACACCCATTGCTGCATTTCCCGCGAGTTCTCCGCAGCAGCGGCCAACAACGCCAACAAAATCGCCGTTGTGCATGCCTCCGGTAGGGCCCTCCTTTCCCCACAACTCCGTTCCCGCACCTCCATCACAGAGGATGCTGCTCCTGCTCTCGTCCGGCAGCTCCTCTATGACGGCGACCACTCCTTCACCTACTCCCATCTCATCTCAGCCGTCGGTTCACTCACCTCCCAGCTCCTCTCCACCCCTCGACTTCCCTGTGATTACAACAAGCCCAGCCGGAGAATCTTCGGCTTATACATGCCGCCCTCGGCGGAGTACATAGTGTCCGTGCTTTCAGTTTTGAGGTGCGGAGAGGCCTTTCTGCCTCTGGACCCTTCGTGGCCCAAACAGAGGCTACTTTCAGTAATTTCCTCGGCCAATGTCGACCTCATCATCGCCTCCAGGACGCCGTTCGGGTTCGAATCAGACTCGAATTGGCTACCCGAGGCCTGCGGTGGTCGCGTTTTGTGGTTCTCAATGGAAGAGCGTAAAAATGGAGGGATCGATTGGGATTGGGCGTGCAAATGTGAGAGTGTGAAGGAGAGGCCGTGCTGGTGTTATTTGATGTACACTTCGGGTTCGACTGGGAAGCCGAAAGGTGTGTGTGGAACTGAGCAAGGTCTTTTGAATCGGTTTCTATGGATGCAAGAGTTGTATCCACTGTTTGGAGACGAGGTTTTGTTGTTCAAGACAGGGATAAGCTTTGTTGATCACCTGCAAGAGTTTCTTAGCGCTATTCTCACTGGTTGTACTTTGGTTATACCTCCTTTCAATCACCTTAAGCGCAATGTGTTTTCGCTTGTCGATTTTCTACAG GCTTACTTTGTCAATAGACTTACTGCTGTTCCATCACTTATGAGAGCAATCCTTCCTTCCTTACAAGGTCGAGATGATGAGCAGCTTCCAAGGTCATTGGATTTGTTAGTGTTAAGCGGCGAAGTTTTGCCTTTATCCTTATGGGATAAGCTCTCCAAGATGTTACCGAGGACCGCTATTTTGAATTTGTATGGGAGTACTGAG GTGTCTGGTGATTGTACATATTTTGATTGCAAGAGATTGCCATTGATTTTGGCGGCAGACCGACTAACAACTGTTCCAATTGGTATGCCTATTTTTAATTGTGATGTCGTACTTATTGGTGGTGATGATGTATCCAATGAGGGAGAAATTTATGTCGCTGGTGTATGCAATTCTTCTGGATACTATTCTGATTCTATGGTTACTCCTTTGGACACTGTAAGGTTGTCTCAAGATTCTGTTTGTTGCAGTTCTGTAAATGGACATAAAAGTCAATATTATTTTCGGACGGGTGATTTTGCTAAACAGCTTCGTAGCGGTGACTTGGTTTTCTTAGGTAGAAAAGACCGTACAATTAAGCTCAATGGGCAGCGTATTGCTTTagaggaaattgaagataCAGTGAGGGGACACTCAGAGGTAATTGATGCTGCTGTAATTTTTCATAAAGTTCAAGGGGAACTCATGCTACTCGTGGCATTTATAATATTAAGAGAGGGAATACCCAAGGAAATATTCGGAGCTACCATCAAAAGTTGGATGGCTGACAAACTTCCATTAGCAATGATTCCTGGCCACATTGTTGTTACTGAATCATTTCCAGTATCTTCTAGTGGCAAAATTAACTATGAGTTGTTGGCAGACTCAGTATTTCTTGCAAAGCATGTCGAAGATGGGCTTGGTGACGTTGGGAGTAGCAACCTACTGCAACTAGTAAAAACG GCCTTTAGAGATGTTTTAAGTGTTGAAGAGAtttctgatgatgatgatttctTTACTATGGGTGGAAATTCTATTGCTGCTGCACATCTTTCTAATAATATAGGAGTTGATATGCGATTGATATATTGCTTTCCAAGTCCATCCATGCTTTGTACTGCTCTTTTAGAGAGAAAAGAATCATTGAATATAAACGTCAGTAGAGATGCTAAATCAAAGATGAATCTGGAAGGGGGTAAACCAAGTTTTTTTCATGTTCACTCTGACACTCCTGCTACAGTAAATTTTGATGAGCAGAGGAGATTACTAAGAACTCTTTCTGGAAGAAGTGAAGATAATGCAATTATCTCTAAACGCTTGAAACTGGATTCAAACATAAATGTTGCCGGTGATAGTAGTCCAGCAAATGGGTATCCATGGAATTCTGTGGCAATATATGCGTCTTGTTCTTTTAGCCGGTGCAACAAAGTTGTGTATGAAGGTGGGTCCGTGGTGAAAGATATTTATCAAGCAACCTGTTCTGTGATGGTCCCGAAAAGTAGAAATGTTCCTATGCAAGAATCATGGAAAGTTTACATGGGATTATGTGTTGATGCATCGCCAATTATTGTTCATAAAGGCCaggatatctacttatttatTGGATCGCACTCACATAAATTTATGTGTGTTAATGCCAGAAG TGGTTCTGTCCAGTGGGAGATAAAACTAGAAGGACGTGTGGAATGCTCAGCAGCAATTCTTAGTGACTTCACACAG GTTGTAGTTGGATGCTACAGAGGGAAAATATACTTCCTTGATTTTTTGAACGGTAACATCTGTTGGACTTTCCAAACATCTGGTGAG GTAAAGTCACAGCCCGTCATAGACAGTCAGAGACAATTGATCTG GTGTGGATCATATGACCATAACTTGTATGCTCTAGATTACAAAAACCATTGCTGTGTATATCAGCTTCCATGTGGTGGGAGTATCTATGGGTCACCTGCAATTGATGAG ATGAATAATATACTTTATGTGGCTTCTACGAGTGGCCAAATGACAGCCATATCAATCGCG GCATTCCCATTTTCTATTCTGTGGCTGCATGGGCTAGAAGCGCCAGTGTTTGGTTCTCTTGCCATCAATTCTCTGAATGGAAATA TTATATGTTGCTTAGTGGACGGTCATGTTCTCGCATTGGATACAAGTGGATCTGTTATTTGGAGG TATAGAACTGCTGGACCTATATTTGCTGGAGCCTGCATGTCTTCTGCTCTTCCTTTTCAG GCACTCATATGCTCTCGAGATGGAAGCATCTACTCACTTGAACTG GAAACGGGAGATTTACTCTGGCAATACAATGTTAAGGATCCAATTACTTCATCCGCTTATGTGGATGAGCACTTAAGCTTGGTATCTGATCGATCTAACTTGCCAGACAG GTTGGTTTGTATCTGTTCCAGCTCAGGAAGTGTATATTTGCTTCGGGTTAACTCGGGCGTCGCCAAAGTGGCAAATGAACCGATAGATGTTGAGGAATTTTCCAGACTGGACCTCGCAGGAGATGTATTTTCTTCACCTGTAATGATTGGTGGCAGAATTTTTGTTGGTTGTAGGGATGATTATATACACTGCATTACTGTGAAGGCCTAG
- the LOC18785446 gene encoding putative acyl-activating enzyme 19 isoform X3, with the protein MTRNDALNLKPQMISAHKNTHCCISREFSAAAANNANKIAVVHASGRALLSPQLRSRTSITEDAAPALVRQLLYDGDHSFTYSHLISAVGSLTSQLLSTPRLPCDYNKPSRRIFGLYMPPSAEYIVSVLSVLRCGEAFLPLDPSWPKQRLLSVISSANVDLIIASRTPFGFESDSNWLPEACGGRVLWFSMEERKNGGIDWDWACKCESVKERPCWCYLMYTSGSTGKPKGVCGTEQGLLNRFLWMQELYPLFGDEVLLFKTGISFVDHLQEFLSAILTGCTLVIPPFNHLKRNVFSLVDFLQAYFVNRLTAVPSLMRAILPSLQGRDDEQLPRSLDLLVLSGEVLPLSLWDKLSKMLPRTAILNLYGSTEVSGDCTYFDCKRLPLILAADRLTTVPIGMPIFNCDVVLIGGDDVSNEGEIYVAGVCNSSGYYSDSMVTPLDTVRLSQDSVCCSSVNGHKSQYYFRTGDFAKQLRSGDLVFLGRKDRTIKLNGQRIALEEIEDTVRGHSEVIDAAVIFHKVQGELMLLVAFIILREGIPKEIFGATIKSWMADKLPLAMIPGHIVVTESFPVSSSGKINYELLADSVFLAKHVEDGLGDVGSSNLLQLVKTAFRDVLSVEEISDDDDFFTMGGNSIAAAHLSNNIGVDMRLIYCFPSPSMLCTALLERKESLNINVSRDAKSKMNLEGGKPSFFHVHSDTPATVNFDEQRRLLRTLSGRSEDNAIISKRLKLDSNINVAGDSSPANGYPWNSVAIYASCSFSRCNKVVYEGGSVVKDIYQATCSVMVPKSRNVPMQESWKVYMGLCVDASPIIVHKGQDIYLFIGSHSHKFMCVNARSGSVQWEIKLEGRVECSAAILSDFTQVVVGCYRGKIYFLDFLNGNICWTFQTSGEVKSQPVIDSQRQLIWCGSYDHNLYALDYKNHCCVYQLPCGGSIYGSPAIDEMNNILYVASTSGQMTAISIAVLQISRHSHFLFCGCMG; encoded by the exons ATGACGAGAAATGATGCACTAAATCTGAAACCCCAAATGATAAGCGCACATAAAAACACCCATTGCTGCATTTCCCGCGAGTTCTCCGCAGCAGCGGCCAACAACGCCAACAAAATCGCCGTTGTGCATGCCTCCGGTAGGGCCCTCCTTTCCCCACAACTCCGTTCCCGCACCTCCATCACAGAGGATGCTGCTCCTGCTCTCGTCCGGCAGCTCCTCTATGACGGCGACCACTCCTTCACCTACTCCCATCTCATCTCAGCCGTCGGTTCACTCACCTCCCAGCTCCTCTCCACCCCTCGACTTCCCTGTGATTACAACAAGCCCAGCCGGAGAATCTTCGGCTTATACATGCCGCCCTCGGCGGAGTACATAGTGTCCGTGCTTTCAGTTTTGAGGTGCGGAGAGGCCTTTCTGCCTCTGGACCCTTCGTGGCCCAAACAGAGGCTACTTTCAGTAATTTCCTCGGCCAATGTCGACCTCATCATCGCCTCCAGGACGCCGTTCGGGTTCGAATCAGACTCGAATTGGCTACCCGAGGCCTGCGGTGGTCGCGTTTTGTGGTTCTCAATGGAAGAGCGTAAAAATGGAGGGATCGATTGGGATTGGGCGTGCAAATGTGAGAGTGTGAAGGAGAGGCCGTGCTGGTGTTATTTGATGTACACTTCGGGTTCGACTGGGAAGCCGAAAGGTGTGTGTGGAACTGAGCAAGGTCTTTTGAATCGGTTTCTATGGATGCAAGAGTTGTATCCACTGTTTGGAGACGAGGTTTTGTTGTTCAAGACAGGGATAAGCTTTGTTGATCACCTGCAAGAGTTTCTTAGCGCTATTCTCACTGGTTGTACTTTGGTTATACCTCCTTTCAATCACCTTAAGCGCAATGTGTTTTCGCTTGTCGATTTTCTACAG GCTTACTTTGTCAATAGACTTACTGCTGTTCCATCACTTATGAGAGCAATCCTTCCTTCCTTACAAGGTCGAGATGATGAGCAGCTTCCAAGGTCATTGGATTTGTTAGTGTTAAGCGGCGAAGTTTTGCCTTTATCCTTATGGGATAAGCTCTCCAAGATGTTACCGAGGACCGCTATTTTGAATTTGTATGGGAGTACTGAG GTGTCTGGTGATTGTACATATTTTGATTGCAAGAGATTGCCATTGATTTTGGCGGCAGACCGACTAACAACTGTTCCAATTGGTATGCCTATTTTTAATTGTGATGTCGTACTTATTGGTGGTGATGATGTATCCAATGAGGGAGAAATTTATGTCGCTGGTGTATGCAATTCTTCTGGATACTATTCTGATTCTATGGTTACTCCTTTGGACACTGTAAGGTTGTCTCAAGATTCTGTTTGTTGCAGTTCTGTAAATGGACATAAAAGTCAATATTATTTTCGGACGGGTGATTTTGCTAAACAGCTTCGTAGCGGTGACTTGGTTTTCTTAGGTAGAAAAGACCGTACAATTAAGCTCAATGGGCAGCGTATTGCTTTagaggaaattgaagataCAGTGAGGGGACACTCAGAGGTAATTGATGCTGCTGTAATTTTTCATAAAGTTCAAGGGGAACTCATGCTACTCGTGGCATTTATAATATTAAGAGAGGGAATACCCAAGGAAATATTCGGAGCTACCATCAAAAGTTGGATGGCTGACAAACTTCCATTAGCAATGATTCCTGGCCACATTGTTGTTACTGAATCATTTCCAGTATCTTCTAGTGGCAAAATTAACTATGAGTTGTTGGCAGACTCAGTATTTCTTGCAAAGCATGTCGAAGATGGGCTTGGTGACGTTGGGAGTAGCAACCTACTGCAACTAGTAAAAACG GCCTTTAGAGATGTTTTAAGTGTTGAAGAGAtttctgatgatgatgatttctTTACTATGGGTGGAAATTCTATTGCTGCTGCACATCTTTCTAATAATATAGGAGTTGATATGCGATTGATATATTGCTTTCCAAGTCCATCCATGCTTTGTACTGCTCTTTTAGAGAGAAAAGAATCATTGAATATAAACGTCAGTAGAGATGCTAAATCAAAGATGAATCTGGAAGGGGGTAAACCAAGTTTTTTTCATGTTCACTCTGACACTCCTGCTACAGTAAATTTTGATGAGCAGAGGAGATTACTAAGAACTCTTTCTGGAAGAAGTGAAGATAATGCAATTATCTCTAAACGCTTGAAACTGGATTCAAACATAAATGTTGCCGGTGATAGTAGTCCAGCAAATGGGTATCCATGGAATTCTGTGGCAATATATGCGTCTTGTTCTTTTAGCCGGTGCAACAAAGTTGTGTATGAAGGTGGGTCCGTGGTGAAAGATATTTATCAAGCAACCTGTTCTGTGATGGTCCCGAAAAGTAGAAATGTTCCTATGCAAGAATCATGGAAAGTTTACATGGGATTATGTGTTGATGCATCGCCAATTATTGTTCATAAAGGCCaggatatctacttatttatTGGATCGCACTCACATAAATTTATGTGTGTTAATGCCAGAAG TGGTTCTGTCCAGTGGGAGATAAAACTAGAAGGACGTGTGGAATGCTCAGCAGCAATTCTTAGTGACTTCACACAG GTTGTAGTTGGATGCTACAGAGGGAAAATATACTTCCTTGATTTTTTGAACGGTAACATCTGTTGGACTTTCCAAACATCTGGTGAG GTAAAGTCACAGCCCGTCATAGACAGTCAGAGACAATTGATCTG GTGTGGATCATATGACCATAACTTGTATGCTCTAGATTACAAAAACCATTGCTGTGTATATCAGCTTCCATGTGGTGGGAGTATCTATGGGTCACCTGCAATTGATGAG ATGAATAATATACTTTATGTGGCTTCTACGAGTGGCCAAATGACAGCCATATCAATCGCGGTATTACAAATCTCAAG GCATTCCCATTTTCTATTCTGTGGCTGCATGGGCTAG